In Chryseobacterium camelliae, one DNA window encodes the following:
- the ybeY gene encoding rRNA maturation RNase YbeY, with protein sequence MIQFFYETQPESVNSDYIQWLESIIISEGKKPGEINYIFCDDEYLLKINQDYLQHDYYTDIITFDYVKGKTINGEIFVSLQRISDNASTLSRDYEEELRRVLAHGILHLSGYKDKTEEEEKLMRSKEDFYLNQY encoded by the coding sequence ATGATACAATTTTTTTATGAAACTCAACCGGAATCTGTAAATTCAGATTATATACAATGGCTGGAATCCATTATTATTTCAGAAGGTAAAAAGCCCGGTGAAATCAATTATATTTTTTGTGATGATGAATATCTTCTCAAAATTAATCAGGACTATCTTCAGCATGATTATTATACGGATATCATAACTTTTGATTACGTAAAAGGCAAAACCATAAACGGGGAGATTTTCGTATCTTTGCAGCGTATTTCAGATAATGCTTCTACCCTTTCCAGAGATTATGAAGAAGAGCTCAGAAGGGTTTTAGCCCATGGGATTCTTCATTTATCCGGCTATAAAGACAAGACTGAAGAAGAAGAAAAGCTCATGAGAAGCAAAGAAGATTTTTATCTGAATCAATATTAA
- the mnmG gene encoding tRNA uridine-5-carboxymethylaminomethyl(34) synthesis enzyme MnmG yields MISEVYDVIVVGAGHAGCEAAAAAANMGSKTLLITMNMQTIGQMSCNPAMGGIAKGQIVREIDAMGGYSGIVADKSAIQFKMLNLSKGPAMWSPRTQNDRMLFAEEWRLALENTPNLDFFQDMVKQLIVENNTVKGVVTSLGIEIKGKSVVLTNGTFLNGLIHVGDKQLGGGRMGEPRAFGITEQLVSLGFEAGRMKTGTPPRVDGRSLDYSKMEEQKGDENPQKFSYLDTPKLTKQLSCHIVYTNETVHDILREGFDRSPMFNGTIQSLGPRYCPSIEDKINRFAERNRHQLFVEPEGWKTVEIYVNGFSSSLPEDVQIKAMKHIPGFENVKVFRPGYAIEYDYFPPTQLKHTLETKLIDHLYFAGQINGTTGYEEAAGQGLIAGINAHNKVHEKDEFILNRDEAYIGVLIDDLITKGTEEPYRMFTSRAEYRLLLRQDNADIRLTEKAYNLGLAKEERLKAVEKKVAQSEELESFLRESSLKPGIINPILESIESSPVDQAYRASQILTRPNMTLEKLESIESIGNFLSQYNDEVREQAEVNIKYRGYIEKEKENVAKLNRLENIKIPEDFDFTKLSSLSAEAKQKMTRVRPKTIAQAGRISGVSPADINVLLVYLGR; encoded by the coding sequence ATGATTTCAGAAGTTTATGATGTAATTGTAGTAGGTGCAGGACATGCCGGTTGTGAAGCCGCTGCCGCTGCTGCCAATATGGGTTCAAAAACCCTGTTGATTACAATGAATATGCAGACCATCGGACAGATGAGCTGCAACCCTGCCATGGGTGGAATAGCCAAAGGGCAGATTGTAAGAGAAATTGATGCGATGGGCGGATATTCAGGAATTGTGGCAGATAAATCCGCCATACAATTCAAAATGCTTAACCTCTCCAAAGGACCAGCCATGTGGTCTCCAAGAACACAAAACGACAGGATGCTTTTTGCTGAAGAATGGAGGCTCGCCCTTGAAAATACACCTAATCTGGATTTCTTCCAGGATATGGTAAAACAATTGATCGTTGAAAATAATACCGTAAAAGGAGTAGTAACTTCTTTAGGAATTGAAATAAAGGGAAAATCTGTTGTTTTAACCAATGGAACATTCTTGAACGGATTGATCCATGTGGGCGATAAACAACTGGGAGGTGGAAGAATGGGTGAACCAAGAGCTTTCGGAATCACAGAACAACTGGTTTCTTTAGGGTTTGAAGCAGGAAGAATGAAGACCGGTACCCCACCCCGCGTAGACGGAAGAAGCCTGGACTATTCTAAAATGGAAGAACAAAAAGGAGATGAAAATCCTCAAAAGTTCAGTTATCTTGATACACCTAAATTAACAAAACAATTAAGCTGCCATATTGTATATACCAATGAAACGGTACATGATATTTTACGCGAAGGATTTGACAGAAGTCCAATGTTCAATGGAACGATCCAGAGTTTAGGTCCAAGATACTGCCCTAGTATCGAAGATAAGATCAACCGGTTTGCAGAAAGAAACAGGCATCAGCTTTTTGTAGAACCTGAAGGATGGAAAACTGTTGAAATCTACGTGAATGGCTTCAGTTCTTCGTTGCCTGAAGATGTTCAGATCAAAGCAATGAAACACATTCCGGGGTTTGAGAATGTAAAAGTTTTCCGTCCGGGATATGCCATTGAATATGATTACTTCCCTCCTACCCAGTTAAAGCATACACTGGAAACAAAATTAATTGATCATTTATATTTCGCCGGACAGATTAACGGAACTACTGGATATGAAGAAGCAGCCGGTCAGGGACTGATAGCAGGTATTAATGCGCATAATAAAGTTCATGAAAAAGACGAATTTATTCTGAACAGGGATGAAGCTTATATCGGAGTTCTTATTGATGATCTTATTACAAAAGGTACCGAAGAACCTTACAGGATGTTTACATCCAGAGCAGAATACCGCCTTCTTCTCAGACAGGACAATGCAGATATCAGGCTAACGGAAAAAGCCTACAATTTAGGTTTAGCAAAAGAAGAAAGACTGAAAGCAGTAGAAAAGAAAGTGGCTCAGAGCGAAGAACTGGAGTCATTTTTAAGGGAATCTTCTTTAAAACCGGGTATAATTAATCCTATCCTGGAATCCATTGAAAGCAGTCCTGTGGATCAGGCTTACAGAGCCTCTCAGATCCTTACCAGACCTAATATGACACTGGAAAAGCTTGAATCCATAGAATCTATCGGTAATTTTCTTTCGCAATACAACGACGAAGTAAGAGAACAGGCAGAGGTCAACATCAAATACAGAGGCTATATTGAAAAAGAAAAGGAAAATGTGGCAAAACTGAACCGTCTGGAGAATATCAAAATCCCTGAAGATTTCGATTTTACGAAACTATCCAGTCTGTCCGCAGAAGCTAAACAGAAAATGACACGTGTCCGTCCTAAAACCATTGCTCAGGCAGGAAGAATCAGCGGAGTTTCACCGGCAGATATCAATGTTTTGCTGGTTTATTTAGGAAGATAA
- a CDS encoding class I SAM-dependent methyltransferase has product MKIKDHFLSQEIFDIKETETPGVFKTSPIPSDLSRYYESEDYISHHQDSGSLKEKLYKFLQSFNLQYKKTILLDRISKGGKVLDYGCGAGQFVKFIENDFETLGFEPDPDARTAAAAKLKKASLVNDIRNIEDGTLDAITLWHVFEHIENQDEMLHLFHEKLKDKGLLIIAVPNPTSYDAKHYGPYWAAYDVPRHIFHFSKNGMENLIRKKSGWKLRKIKPLVLDSYYISMLSEKYRKSPFFWVKAVVHGTISNVKALFSNEFSSLIYIIEKR; this is encoded by the coding sequence ATGAAAATAAAAGATCATTTTCTCTCGCAGGAAATTTTTGATATTAAAGAAACGGAAACTCCGGGAGTTTTTAAAACCTCCCCTATTCCATCTGATCTGTCAAGATATTATGAAAGTGAGGATTACATTTCCCATCATCAGGATTCAGGGAGCCTGAAGGAAAAACTGTATAAATTCCTTCAGTCGTTTAATCTGCAATACAAAAAGACAATTCTACTGGACAGGATTTCCAAAGGTGGAAAGGTATTAGACTACGGATGTGGTGCCGGACAATTTGTGAAATTTATCGAAAATGATTTTGAAACCTTAGGATTTGAACCGGATCCGGATGCCCGTACAGCAGCTGCAGCAAAACTAAAAAAAGCATCGCTGGTTAATGATATAAGAAATATTGAAGATGGAACTTTAGATGCTATCACTTTGTGGCATGTTTTTGAGCATATAGAAAACCAGGATGAAATGCTCCACTTGTTTCATGAAAAATTAAAGGACAAAGGACTGCTCATCATAGCAGTTCCTAATCCTACGTCTTATGATGCAAAACATTACGGGCCGTATTGGGCAGCGTATGATGTACCCAGACATATCTTTCATTTCTCTAAAAACGGAATGGAAAATTTAATCAGAAAGAAATCAGGATGGAAACTGCGAAAAATAAAACCATTGGTGCTTGATTCCTATTACATCTCCATGCTCAGCGAAAAATACCGTAAATCACCGTTTTTTTGGGTAAAAGCTGTAGTTCACGGAACGATTTCTAACGTAAAAGCCCTTTTTTCGAACGAATTTTCAAGTTTGATATACATTATCGAAAAAAGATAG
- a CDS encoding phosphoglycerate kinase: protein MKTIKDFNFKDKKALVRVDFNVPQDEQLKVTDNTRIVAVKPTVDKILADGGAVILMAHLGRPKGEVKDEFSLRHIVDEVSSVLGKEVKFVDECVGEKAEQEAQALQPGEILLLENLRFHKEEEKGDEGFAEQLSKLGDAYVNDAFGTAHRAHASTAVIARFFPSTKFFGLLMAKELQAIDKVLKSGERPVTAILGGSKVSTKITVIENILPAVDNLIIGGGMSFTFIKALGGKIGNSLVEDDKLSLAIEILGKAKEHNVKVYLPSDTIVAESFSNDAERKEVDIYAIPDGWMGMDAGNKSRDQFNDVLLNSRTILWNGPIGVFEMPNFAEGTIALGNSIAEATKLGAFSLVGGGDSVAFVKQFGYADKMSYVSTGGGAMLESLEGLELPGVAAINK from the coding sequence ATGAAAACAATCAAAGATTTTAATTTTAAAGATAAGAAGGCCCTTGTTCGGGTTGACTTCAATGTTCCGCAGGATGAGCAGCTGAAAGTAACAGACAATACCAGGATTGTCGCTGTGAAGCCAACCGTTGACAAAATTCTGGCAGATGGGGGTGCTGTAATCCTTATGGCTCACCTGGGTAGACCCAAAGGTGAAGTAAAAGATGAGTTCTCTTTGCGTCATATTGTGGACGAAGTGTCCAGCGTTTTGGGAAAGGAAGTCAAATTTGTTGATGAGTGCGTAGGGGAGAAGGCTGAACAGGAAGCTCAGGCGCTTCAGCCCGGCGAAATCTTATTGCTGGAAAATCTGCGCTTTCATAAAGAAGAGGAGAAAGGGGATGAAGGTTTTGCCGAGCAGCTTTCAAAACTTGGAGATGCTTATGTAAACGACGCATTCGGGACCGCGCACCGTGCGCACGCTTCCACTGCAGTTATTGCTAGGTTTTTTCCATCAACTAAGTTTTTCGGTTTATTGATGGCTAAAGAGCTTCAGGCTATCGACAAGGTATTAAAAAGCGGGGAGAGACCGGTAACAGCTATTTTGGGTGGATCTAAGGTGTCAACTAAAATTACCGTTATTGAAAATATACTTCCGGCTGTTGATAATCTGATTATTGGTGGAGGGATGTCCTTTACCTTTATTAAGGCTTTAGGCGGAAAAATCGGAAATTCGCTCGTTGAGGATGATAAGCTTTCTCTAGCCATAGAAATCCTTGGGAAAGCAAAAGAGCATAATGTAAAAGTTTATTTGCCTTCAGATACGATCGTTGCTGAGAGCTTTAGCAATGATGCAGAAAGAAAAGAAGTTGATATTTATGCTATTCCTGACGGATGGATGGGAATGGATGCAGGAAATAAATCCAGGGATCAGTTCAATGATGTATTGCTGAACTCCAGAACCATCCTTTGGAACGGGCCGATTGGTGTATTTGAGATGCCTAATTTTGCTGAAGGAACCATTGCTTTAGGAAACAGCATTGCAGAGGCAACCAAGCTGGGTGCTTTTTCCCTGGTAGGAGGAGGCGACAGCGTTGCGTTTGTAAAACAATTCGGTTATGCAGATAAAATGAGTTATGTGTCTACCGGTGGCGGTGCGATGCTTGAAAGCCTTGAAGGACTTGAACTTCCAGGAGTAGCTGCTATCAATAAGTAA
- the rpiB gene encoding ribose 5-phosphate isomerase B, whose amino-acid sequence MKRKIAIAADHAGFEYKEIVKNFLSENFEVQDFGTFSTDSVDYPDFVHPAATSVENGENELGILICGSGNGVQITANKHQKIRCALCWMPEIAALARQHNDANMISIPARFISKELAIEIADKFLSTDFEGGRHQTRVDKIAFC is encoded by the coding sequence ATGAAAAGAAAAATCGCTATTGCGGCTGACCACGCTGGTTTTGAGTACAAAGAAATTGTTAAGAACTTTCTTTCAGAAAACTTTGAGGTTCAGGATTTTGGAACGTTTTCCACAGACAGTGTGGATTATCCGGACTTTGTACACCCCGCAGCGACCTCTGTAGAAAATGGAGAAAACGAGCTGGGCATCCTGATCTGCGGAAGCGGAAACGGAGTACAGATTACAGCGAACAAGCATCAAAAGATCAGGTGTGCATTATGCTGGATGCCGGAGATCGCAGCACTGGCAAGACAGCACAACGATGCGAATATGATATCCATCCCGGCGAGGTTCATATCCAAGGAGCTGGCCATAGAAATTGCAGACAAATTTCTGTCTACCGATTTCGAAGGCGGAAGACACCAGACCAGAGTAGATAAAATTGCATTCTGTTAA